GCGTGCCAATTTGTAAACTCGGGAATCTGAAAACAAACAGAAtacagacacgtgtacaaaaaataataattttattaatttaagtgcgggttacaatctttggtaatctTTTGATTctatctccgacgatgaatttcactcaaggacttgacgcttgatcttgagtggTACGATGGTCACGAGAGTCAACACATGACGAACGttttgacttgaggttggtgaggaaccggctatttggcagcttgagcgttcttcacacgagcttgggaggcttcagaaattttgagagtattttcttctctctttttttttttggctgaagtccttctcttgatttgagaaggggtatttatagtgtcggcgtctctctcaatttggaatgtcttgatgacacgtaattaattgcatttttcttaataatataatcaaatcaatcagccttaattaactgatttaatcacgaccattaaggaattagccaatcaatttgatgactgattttaattgtatttcattaatagcataatcaaatcaatcagctttaattaactgatttaattacgactattaaggaattagccaattaatttgatggctgattttaattgtatttcattaatagcataatcaaatcaatcagctttaattaactgatttaatcacgactattaaggaattatccaattaatttgatggctaattttcatcttgattatcaattttaataaattgacatctaatcagcagacgaaatttaatacttgatttgattcgtaatcaattgatttaatttgattgatccgctttaatatcaattgatttagccggaacaaattcatttattgccgtcgGGCCTTTCATGTGTCGCCAAGTGTCGTTCTCTGATTTTGCGTGATTTTGCTTACTCACAAGCCATGTGCACATTTTGTAGGACTCACATGCCGACTGTGTTTGTTCGGTtataatttcaagtgttgaccgaattatttaatgaattttattttcattaaatttttggtgtctacagTCCACAATGTACACAAACTCCTTGTCATCAAAATAACAAAGATCACCAGTGTTTTAGCACCTGTCTTTATCCAAGGTCTCAGCAGTTCCCTTGTTATCTCCTACGTAACCTGCAGACATACATCATAATTGTTTTAGAAAGGTCAATTTATTCATGACTAACATGAATTAgaataaatgaaaagaaaggTGTGGAAAATAAGAGccctgaaaaagaaaagaaaaaataaagaaaaaaggatTGGACCAAGATGCTAGACAAAATACCAAACAGGTCCAGGCTCCAGTCCATTATGCGCAAACACAAATGGCGCGTCAGGCTTCTCTCTAAGATGTAGTAtttcatcttttctttgttttctcttgCTCTCTTACGTTGCCCTATTGGAGATGTAATATTTCATATGTTTACAATCAATCAACTAAGGAAGCAAAACAACCAACAATTATCATACCTTTTAAGTAAATTTTCTGTTGGTGAGCTTCTTTGTCAATCGAAGTGCACGATCGCGACGGTGATTCCATAGCAAGGAGAACCTCTTTTGCACGTTCTAGAAAAAGTGGAAGAAGAAAGCAAATCAGTTTTTGATTTAGGATAAAGTGGAACCTGGTTTACTCTTTTGCCCTTTGTTTATCATATCAGATTTTTGTAGACTTTTTTAACCTATTGGTATTtttggtagttcaaaaatttaaccatcccTCCCCACAATTCgcttaattaataaagatttTGCAATATTTGCTGTGTCtcttttctaataaaaaaaaatatatcatgtAATTAGCCTTCCTGCACACCCCATGTGTGTGCGAAATAGCCGCACTCGAAGTgcgatttattttatttttttagtatatttgtattttttttatcggaaatcaaacaaacaatatatatatatatatatgacatatttacttacttggaatgaaaaaaaaatcataaatcagAGACAATTGAAATGGGAGAAGAAACGAATTGGTCGTGATTCCGGAGGatttgattcctaaactcatctcctcccttcgtaatcaaattcttgaatataggtgggacctacatctATTCTGAatttttatgtgttagtaaacgcaagaATACTTCTACCCCCGGAATCATTCCATCTATTTTCATACTCTTCCAAATAAGTAAACGTACCCTATGTGTATTGTGCGTgagaattctttttcttttacacATTCACTAAAATTATTTTCACACGGTGTTAAGACAGTAACCAGCAAATATTTTTTGATTAAAGCATGTACAATTGATGCTTTCATGCTTGTCTACCATCTAAAGTCCCATTTCATCTGCCAAACCCTGACGCACATGAGGTAGAACACTCCCACTAAAGACAACGTTGCTGTTAGGCAGGTTGATTTGTTGGCCCGAGGCTCTCTCATATATATTCAGTAACTGCCTAATTTTCACAGAATCTGCAATTTCGCCTTATTGTTCGTCTCACGCTGATTTTCTACTTACCACCTGTAAAAGACACCTTCATTTATTACTTACCACCCGCGAAGGCATGCAATTACAGACTTGATATCAATCAACACCTAGCTTCCCTGTTAGGTATGCTTCGATTAGATACTGTTTTGTGAAGCAAAtagtactactactactactacgtGTCTAAATGACAGCTCCTGTGCCATGCATGCAGGTCTCCCTCATTTAGTGCAAACCTACCCCGCTCCTCAAAAATTTCCCCAACCACCATCATCAACCCTCATTTTAATCTTCGATCTCCACGGTACACAAACCCTTCTCTTTCACAAACGCACTCTCACCAGTCACCCCCAACAATGGCAGATCAACAATCCTCAATCGAACCCTACAAGTTCCTCAAAATCGTTCCCAACCCAGATGGCTCACTCACCCGCCTCGCCCCACTCCCAATCGCACCCACAACCGAGTCAATCCCTGCCTATTCTGATCCCAACTCATCCCAACTCGTCCTCTCCAAGGACATCCCTCTCGACCCAAAATCCCAAACCTCCCTTCGCCTCTTCAAACCCCTCAATCTCcccccaaacccaaacccaaaccctaacCTCCCTCTCCTCATCTACATCCACGGCGGCGGCTTCATCATCTGGAGCGCCGCCTCTCAGCCTTTCCACCACTGCTGCTCTCGTCTCGCCCTCTCCATCCCAGCCCTAGTCCTCTCCGTCGAGTACCGTCTCGCCCCCGAGCACCGCCTCCCCGCCGCCTACGACGACGCCGTTTCGGCCATCACCTGGCTCAAAAACCAGGCCTCCTCTGCCGACGGAGATTCGTGGCTGAAAAACTCCGTTGATTTCTCCAAGTGTTTCATCATGGGAACTAGCGCGGGATCCAATATCGCCTACCACGCGGGTCTACGCGCTTCCGATATGGACCTCTCCCCGATCAAAATCCGAGGGCTGATATTGCACCAGGCGTATTTCGGCGGGGTCAACAGGACCGAATCCGAGATCAGGTTAGTCAACGACCGGGTGCTGCCGTTAGTTGCTAACGACTTGATGTGGGCCCTGAGCCTGCCGGAGGGGGCTGATCGTGACCACGAGTATTGTAATCCATCTATCAACGGCGGTGATGGAAGGATCGGACGGTTGCCGTGGTGTTTGGTGAGCGGGAATGGCGGGGACCCGCTGGTGGATAGGCAGGAGGAGATCGCGGCACTGTTGGAGTCACGCGGGGTGCACGTGACGGCCCGGTTTGAGGAGGGTGGTTTTCATGGTGCGGAGCTATTCGACCCCAACACGGCCGAGGCTTTCTATGAGATTGTTAAGGAATTTATCGGCTCTTGTTGCGCACGCGGTAGCGATGATGTTGCCGTGTTAAAATCAGCCATGTGACAAATATATGTGCGACGGGTGGAATCGGGTCGGTCCATTAGGTTTTTTAAATCTTTCGTAAAATTgaatatttattatgtttttttttttcaataaaaaataataattatcatGTAACATTTTCGATCATGTAgtaatttattttcataaattaaTTATAATATATGATGATGAAATTTAGAGTATTGTGAGATTGTATTATGGAACAAGaagtttcattttattttttttattttagaataCTAATTAATAGACAAAAAGACTCATCCAATAATTAAAAGCAACGTGCCCCTATAGCTCAGTGGTAGAGCGTCAGTCTTGTAAACTGAAGGTCTGTAGTTCGATCCTGCATGGGGGCATCTTATTTTATGCTTTTTTAACATCAAACCACAAAGCACAATTTTACAACAAAATTTTGAACTGCTCATGGGGCAAGACTGGAGTTTTTGGCTTTGTGTGGAgaacaaataagaaaaaaggCTGATGCAAAGTTTTTCTCAACCTAACAAAAACTTCCAAGATTTTGCTAGACCATTTTTGATTCATTGAAACTTTATTTGCCAAATAAGCAAGTCAAGTGCTGAGGTTCGATTCTGAGAGTTCAGAGGCTCAAAGCGATATGAATTTATGGGACTTGAAATATCTTTTATTGACATCTTGTAGCAAAGAgcatctctttttatttttatttattttatgggTGACTTTTGTCAAAGAATAATTCAACAGTAAAAATGTGTTCATTTTTATATTTCTCGAAAGTGTTTTTGCTGATGAAACATTATTTGGCGAAGCTTTGTATTTCATTGTTAGATCAGAGGCTTTTATCGACAAAAATTTGATCATCAGTATAAGCGTGTCCCTTAAACTTGAGGATTTTGCTTATGAAACATTATTTGGTGAAGCTTTGTAtttcactgtttttttttttttttttttttttgaggcttttattgatgaaaattCGTTAGTGTAGGTGTGTCCCTTAAACTTGAGGAGTTTGCTGATTAATAATTCATCTCCACAAATacgtttctttttgttttaacTCTTTTGGGAGGGTTTTGCTAACAAATAATTCGGGgtcgtcttgggtaccttggtgtttgccatacccttatttttttattttttttacttttagtaaattaatatagtggaaacctactgaactggtcaacaggttacccaattaaatatcgacatgtgtcatttttaaaaataaaatttaccatattaacaacactctctttcttgatatgtaacattgttaaaaatcatgtaacaagtattgtcaaaataataaattacacatagttgaactataattacgacttatgacaacagttgttgtggttattgtaattgagtggtcaaagatgtaaatatcatatttagacaacttttatcaaatttagaaccttgattataaagtggagaagctccttacaatactgagttgttacatatcttttggtctaattttaattttaccatgttcacaacacaaatgttgtcggaattgtaaaatggttggtaatcttgtaaatggtatagtttttgaagtaattactacaatcagaacaaaagttaccgcttttacaccaatagttgctagttatggtaaaatatgtagtcattgagtaattattccattaatgataaaaatataaagatttaccactttgacaacaaatttgttgttgcacttgttaaattgtccataaattagtacattagtttaggttgagtaattactataaataggacaaaagttaccgcttttacatcaattgttgtgattgtggtaaaatgtgtagtcattgtagtaatcatttcattaatgataaaaacataaagatttaccactttgacaacaaatttgttgtcatacttgttaaattgtctataaattagtacattagtttaggtggagtaattactacaaatagaacaaaagttaccgcttttacatcaagtgttgtgggttgtaataaaatgtgtagtcattgtagtaataatttcactaatgataaaaacataaagattcatacatgttctattttatataatatttactactttgaggactcatgtaaccactttgaggacacatgtggtaattagaaaaaaaattcctcattaaagtaaataaggtcttcgttagagaaaagtaggttctcatttgagtaattaagtcctaaaagtggtaattgtaataggttttcattagagtaaagtaaattctcatttgagtaaataagtcctaaagtaggttctcatttgactacatttaaaacaaatattatttatttttacactaattgttgtcgttgtcataaaatgcatataaaaagaattatatttggttaaagaaactactaataatataattaattggtaataaagattacttaactaatactaattttgcgaacttaggttagaaggtttttgttttaaataaggaaaaaacgtaattttcaattgcataattgtccattaataacaagcattaatcaagcattaattcactaataataaaattaattagtaatatagactatataactaaaagtaattcggtgaacctaggatagaaggttctttttgaaaaaggaaaaatcataattgtcaattgtcaattgataatcaaacattaattggctttattgttttcactatctttattgttttcaattcaattagtagtttgtgttaccaaaaaaattagataggctaagggctaaacaagttaccaatttgttaaatattttgaaccattggatatattactaatccaatggtccaaaatatttaacaaaatgagtgtatggcaaacaccaaggtacccaagaattCTCCCAAATAATTCATCTCCacactctttttatttttctttttcttttaaggaGACTTTTAGGACCAACTtgatgccgaggttgttggATGCTGAAGAGCCTGAGACAGGTACTAACTCTGACCCCAAGGGGAAGGAGAAGGTACGTACATGCTTAAGGTTTCAACAAGATCGACAAGACATTCTGGACTTGAGTCTTTGAAGCAGGGGTAATTTCTATAGGCTTTTCTAAGACGTTTCCAGTTGATATTTATACCACAATTGCGTCCTTGGCAAATCAGACTAGATGAATATTTTTTTCTTAGAATGCCATATTACTCATTTTTGTATTAGACTTGTTgttcagcgagcgtccctttggattttaatgagtttagttgtgGCTTATATATGTTATCTGGTTTGTCTCAgaatttcttatgtaagttctgttataCTATGGCCTGTTATTCATAGtttgattattaataaaatcaaccctattaaaaaaaaaaaggagacttTTATTTATCGTTAATTTGTTGGCaaatcttctttttgttttattctgCTATGGGAGAGTTTTAGTTTATATATTGGATCATTACATTGAGGGCCATGGGTTCACACATAATCTATCTAGGTTTAGGACCAGGCCTGCGTACGTTGCTCTTAATATTAAGATCGATATAAAGaacatattttttgttttaatcgATAACTTTTTAAATTTCACTATATAAGTACATACAGGTAGGTCAATTACGATATGATCATCAGATCACACATTAGGCCTACTTCTAACCTAGCTAATGGATTGTAAAACATGTCACGGAATAGAATGATACCATTTTTTGCAGTCTCTACAGTACGGCCAAGAACTGCCCAACTATTCAATTTATCATCTTATTAGTCACTTCCAAATAATCGGACTCTACACAGGAAATCACATACTCTCTTGAGCCAGCTTTAATAGCAGAAACTTCGATCAGTATCCCAGGTAATAATAATATACACTTCCATCCCTAGCTACTACCCCAATCCATCTTAACTCAAACGTGTTTCACAACCTCACTAACATCTAAAATCTACTCATTATATCATGTTTTTTCGAAGTCAAGAAATGTGTTTCGAAATTTACACTTTTATTCACaatgaaatcaaaatcaaatgataAACTCCTTAACAATGTCCAAAACCTCAGCAGCCCTTCTCTGGTCTACAAAATCAATATTATGGAACCCTAGATTATCAAACCGCGCGTCTACACGTATCCCCTGAGATACCAACATCGTCACAAACTCCTGTTGCCTGTCCACCATCGGATCTCCTCCGAATCCGATCACTAAACACCGCCCCAGCCGTTGGATCATCTCTTTATACCGGCCAGCGTCGAGCGCCGGACTACAATACCTATGGTTCCGGTCCGTTGATTTCGGCAGTGCTAGGTCCCACATGAGGTCGAGCACAGGCAAAGGCAAGAGCTGGTCCGTAGCGAATTTCAGCTCCGACTTGGTCCTCTGGATCCCGCCGAACATGGGTTGGTTCATAATGATCCCAGATATCTGCATGGGCTCCAAATCCAGCTTCATTTCATAGGCTTTGAGAGCCGAGAAAAAGACGATATTGCCCCCGCAGCCGCAGCCGTACAAGTAGCACCTAGAAAGGTCACCGTAGTCTCGGATCCACTGCTCGCCCCCGGGGTCGAGGCCCTGCTTCTTGACCCAGTGGATGGCTTCCATGGCATCGTCGTATTGGGCCGGGAGCCGGGCCTCGGGGGCGAGACGGTAATTTACGGAGACGAGAATGGCGGGAACTTGGCTGGTGATGAAGGAGCAGTTGGAGTGGACGGAGGAGTCGGCGGCGCTGAGGAGGAGCCAGCCGCCGTGGTGGAAGTAGATGATGATGGGGAGGCGGGCAACGGTGTTGTCGTTGGAGGGGAGTTTAGAGGGTCGGAAGATTCGCACCCACGTCTTGGTTTCCGAGTTGAGGGTTAGGTCTTTGGAGGCGACCGGGTCGCCGGGAGACGGGTTCGGGTTGGCGTCGGTGGTGGGGAGGCTGATGAGGCGGGTCAAGGTGTCGTCGACCGGGTTGTGGACAATGTTGAGGTGGGTGTAAGGATCAAATTTTGACATGTTTGTTGGGGAATTAGCTTTTGTTGTAGTGTCATGCAGAGTGGTGAGGTTACGGTTGTTTCATCTACGTTTTGATCGGAGACTAGTATTCGATTTGGCAGAAGTGagtaattttttgtttgtggtATTATATATACGAAGGATTTGGCACCATGAGATTTGAGTCGGCTCATCAAGCCTGTGAGAAGTTGAATATTTCTAGGGGTGGGCTTTTTCTAATCCGATGCCGCAGGTGTAGGTGTGTAGTTTGCTTTGTTTTGACAATTAGTTCTTCACACTTTTACTGCGACTCTTTGGTGTAAAGTGTTTTGCTTTAATTAGCCAAACTCTTCAGCAGGACCCCAAATATGGTCTAGCATATGTCTATTTTATAGAACACACTTGTAGACATTTTGGGTTTCATAATTATGTCAAAAATCTATGTACTAATATAGACCAGAGTTGGTGCTTAATACATTAATATGTAGGATATGTATTAGTTAATTACTACATTAATATGTAGGATGTTCACTTAATTACTACATGttattatgtttttaattatgtgtTTTCTTAAGAAACAATTGAAGACAAATTATATGAGTTATCTAAATAAATACAGCTAAGCTACGACATCTTTAAATGAAGATTATTAAATCATTCAAATGTATCAAATAAATGGAcgctaaaattaaaaaaaatcctaagcAGCCACGCTGTGCCGCACCTCTAAGCACACTGCCGCAACTCCATTACTGTGCCATCGGCATCCTGTCTAGAGCCCCAATGCTACTGCTCAGTCTTCTACCTTCTTGTCTACAAGCGACTATGACCTCACTTGAAGATGTCACCACAAGTTTTGCGGCATTCCTTGCTCTTTGTCACGAGCCGCACTTAGGAATAGTGCTATCGTGACACTTTGTAAGGGAGATGCCGAGAGGGGCGAACCTTGAGGCGAGGAGATGCCGAGAGGGGCGAACCTTGAGGAGAGGAGATGCCGAGAGGGGCGAGCCTTGGGACAAGGAGAAGCCAAGAGGGGCGAGCCTTGGAAGCCCAAGGGCGAGCTTGAAGCTAAAGTGAGGACGAGTGGCATTGTCGTAATTAAGTGGAAGTTCGGGTTCGAGGTACTTCGgcttggaatttgggaaaactcaaAACACGAGAAATGTCCGGGACCTCGAAACGAGTTCAACGCACTTGACGGCATGTCATTTGGATTTTCTGTGAATTAGTTATGGACAATTAGTCTCCTCGGCTATTTTGATGTTTCCTCCTGCCAAGTTCAAGTAAGCCAGATATGCTCTATAGGGGGAGACATGGTGTCAAGCTCTCCACCACCCCCAGTGCTGGCCTTCATGGGGCACTAAGTGAGCTTCTCCCGGGCACCCGTGGGGGCCTAGGGGACCGGGCATGTGTCGTCAAAAAGGGGCGGCATATGTCTCCACGAGTCAGGAAGTCTCGTGGACGGTATTGGCCGAAAGGCTGATATTGCGGGTCAACGTCGGGGACGAGGTTCGAGTGAGGGTGATCCTTATGCCATCGGCGTTAGACAAACATGTGGGCTTACGAAAGATATGTCGGGACCTCGTGGTGCTCATTGGCCACGGAGCAAGCGACGTGGGCATGTGTTAGGGTTCGACCTTGCCCAAAGCAATGTGATGCCAGCAAGCAAGGGACGGGCGACCTCGTGTTAGACCGAAGGAAGCTTAA
This portion of the Rosa chinensis cultivar Old Blush chromosome 1, RchiOBHm-V2, whole genome shotgun sequence genome encodes:
- the LOC112195757 gene encoding probable carboxylesterase 8 encodes the protein MADQQSSIEPYKFLKIVPNPDGSLTRLAPLPIAPTTESIPAYSDPNSSQLVLSKDIPLDPKSQTSLRLFKPLNLPPNPNPNPNLPLLIYIHGGGFIIWSAASQPFHHCCSRLALSIPALVLSVEYRLAPEHRLPAAYDDAVSAITWLKNQASSADGDSWLKNSVDFSKCFIMGTSAGSNIAYHAGLRASDMDLSPIKIRGLILHQAYFGGVNRTESEIRLVNDRVLPLVANDLMWALSLPEGADRDHEYCNPSINGGDGRIGRLPWCLVSGNGGDPLVDRQEEIAALLESRGVHVTARFEEGGFHGAELFDPNTAEAFYEIVKEFIGSCCARGSDDVAVLKSAM
- the LOC112193597 gene encoding probable carboxylesterase 9, with product MSKFDPYTHLNIVHNPVDDTLTRLISLPTTDANPNPSPGDPVASKDLTLNSETKTWVRIFRPSKLPSNDNTVARLPIIIYFHHGGWLLLSAADSSVHSNCSFITSQVPAILVSVNYRLAPEARLPAQYDDAMEAIHWVKKQGLDPGGEQWIRDYGDLSRCYLYGCGCGGNIVFFSALKAYEMKLDLEPMQISGIIMNQPMFGGIQRTKSELKFATDQLLPLPVLDLMWDLALPKSTDRNHRYCSPALDAGRYKEMIQRLGRCLVIGFGGDPMVDRQQEFVTMLVSQGIRVDARFDNLGFHNIDFVDQRRAAEVLDIVKEFII